A single window of Armatimonadota bacterium DNA harbors:
- the rplP gene encoding 50S ribosomal protein L16, translating into MLMPRRVKFRKQHRGRRTGMAYSGNTVVFGEYGLQCMEPGWITAQQLEAARRTITRHIKRGGKLWIRIFPDKPVTRKPAETRMGGGKGNPEYWVAVVRPGRILFELGGVGEEVAREALELAGYKLPVRVRFVRREERAGGMVH; encoded by the coding sequence ATGTTGATGCCCAGACGGGTGAAGTTCCGCAAGCAGCACCGGGGCCGGCGCACCGGCATGGCCTACAGCGGGAACACTGTGGTCTTCGGGGAGTACGGCCTGCAGTGTATGGAGCCGGGGTGGATCACCGCCCAGCAGCTGGAGGCCGCCCGCCGCACCATCACCCGCCACATCAAGCGGGGCGGGAAGCTGTGGATCCGGATCTTCCCGGACAAGCCTGTGACCCGGAAGCCCGCGGAGACCCGCATGGGCGGGGGCAAGGGCAACCCGGAGTACTGGGTAGCGGTGGTGCGCCCGGGGCGCATCCTCTTTGAGCTCGGTGGGGTGGGGGAAGAGGTGGCTCGGGAGGCGCTGGAGCTCGCGGGGTACAAGCTCCCCGTTCGGGTACGGTTCGTCCGACGGGAGGAGCGCGCGGGAGGGATGGTCCATTGA
- the rpsE gene encoding 30S ribosomal protein S5 — protein MAEPVSPNEVTLTFEKTVSITRVAKVTQGAKRFNFRVMVVVGNQDGVVGVGVGKAAEVPDAIRKAVEDAKKNLVRIPRRGTTIPHEVISKFGASRVLLKPASEGTGVIAAGAVRAVMDAAGIRDVLTKALGSTNPINLTRAAFRGLLMLRTPEEVAAARGKRVEEVLGRAAAGG, from the coding sequence ATGGCGGAGCCCGTAAGCCCCAACGAGGTCACCCTGACCTTTGAGAAGACGGTGTCCATCACCCGGGTGGCGAAAGTCACCCAGGGGGCCAAGCGGTTCAACTTCCGGGTGATGGTGGTGGTGGGAAACCAGGACGGCGTGGTGGGCGTGGGCGTAGGGAAGGCCGCGGAGGTCCCCGACGCCATCCGCAAAGCCGTGGAGGACGCCAAGAAGAACCTCGTGCGGATTCCCCGACGGGGTACCACCATTCCCCATGAGGTCATCTCGAAGTTCGGAGCCTCCCGGGTTCTGCTCAAGCCCGCGAGCGAGGGAACCGGGGTCATCGCGGCCGGCGCGGTCCGGGCAGTGATGGACGCGGCAGGAATCCGGGATGTGCTCACCAAGGCCCTGGGCAGCACCAACCCCATCAACCTCACTCGGGCGGCATTTCGGGGACTGCTGATGCTCCGTACCCCGGAGGAGGTGGCCGCCGCCCGGGGCAAGCGGGTGGAGGAAGTGTTGGGACGGGCCGCGGCGGGAGGGTAA
- a CDS encoding adenylate kinase gives MNVVFLGPPGAGKGTQAVRISTCYRIPHIATGDMLREAIARGTELGLLARSYVDRGELVPDEVMLRLVEGRLQEPDAQEGFLLDGFPRTLPQAEGLDALLDRMHRRLEVVVFFRVPPETLLRRLSGRWVCRAAGHVYHEAHHPPRVPGRCDLDGSELYQRPDDRPEAVARRLEVYERQTAPLVEYYRARGVFREVDGVGGLEEVTRRLCAILGEAGTGRT, from the coding sequence ATGAACGTGGTGTTCCTGGGGCCTCCGGGGGCGGGCAAGGGGACCCAGGCCGTTCGCATCTCCACCTGTTACCGGATTCCCCACATCGCCACGGGCGACATGCTGCGGGAGGCCATCGCACGGGGTACGGAGCTGGGCCTGCTCGCGAGGTCCTATGTGGACCGGGGAGAGCTCGTGCCGGATGAGGTGATGCTGCGCCTGGTGGAGGGGCGGCTCCAGGAGCCCGATGCGCAGGAGGGGTTTCTGCTGGACGGATTCCCCCGAACCCTCCCTCAGGCGGAGGGCCTCGATGCCCTCCTGGACCGGATGCACCGGCGGCTGGAAGTGGTGGTGTTCTTCCGGGTCCCCCCCGAAACCCTCCTGCGCCGTCTGAGCGGACGGTGGGTCTGCCGGGCCGCGGGGCACGTGTACCACGAGGCCCACCACCCACCCCGCGTCCCGGGCCGGTGTGACCTGGACGGGAGCGAGCTCTACCAACGGCCGGACGACCGACCGGAGGCCGTGGCGCGGCGCCTGGAGGTCTACGAGCGGCAAACGGCCCCTCTCGTGGAATATTACCGGGCGCGGGGTGTGTTCCGGGAGGTGGACGGTGTCGGGGGGCTAGAGGAGGTCACCCGCCGGCTGTGCGCGATCCTGGGCGAAGCAGGAACGGGACGAACGTGA
- the rpsH gene encoding 30S ribosomal protein S8 has product MGKVTDPIADMLTRIRNANAAGHEEVEISASKMKAEIARILREEGFIADYRVEPDGKQGVLRIRLRYGPKKQRILLGLRRVSKPGRRIYVRRDRIPRVQGGLGIAILSTSKGVMTDKQARAAGVGGEVICFVW; this is encoded by the coding sequence ATGGGCAAGGTCACGGATCCCATCGCGGACATGCTTACTCGGATCCGCAACGCGAACGCCGCGGGCCATGAAGAGGTCGAGATATCCGCGAGCAAGATGAAGGCGGAGATCGCCCGCATCCTCCGGGAGGAGGGATTCATCGCGGACTACCGGGTGGAGCCGGATGGCAAGCAGGGGGTCCTGCGGATTCGGCTCCGGTACGGCCCCAAGAAGCAGCGGATCCTCCTGGGGCTTAGACGGGTGAGCAAGCCTGGCCGCCGGATCTACGTACGCCGGGACCGGATCCCCCGGGTACAGGGAGGACTCGGCATTGCCATCCTCTCTACCTCCAAGGGGGTGATGACGGACAAGCAGGCCCGGGCGGCGGGGGTGGGCGGCGAGGTGATCTGCTTTGTGTGGTGA
- the rplN gene encoding 50S ribosomal protein L14, giving the protein MLQNLSRVKVTDNTGVREIGIIRVLGGSNRRYARVGDIVVASVKEAVPNSPIKKGEVVRAVIVRTRKEIRRPDGSYIRFDDNAAVLINEQLNPRGTRIFGPVARELRDRQFLKIISLAPEVL; this is encoded by the coding sequence ATGCTGCAGAACCTGTCGCGGGTGAAGGTAACGGACAACACGGGGGTCCGGGAGATCGGCATCATCCGGGTCCTGGGTGGAAGCAACCGTCGGTACGCCCGGGTGGGGGACATCGTGGTGGCCTCCGTGAAGGAGGCGGTGCCCAACAGCCCCATCAAGAAAGGGGAGGTGGTCCGGGCGGTCATCGTGCGCACCCGTAAGGAGATCCGGCGCCCAGACGGGTCGTACATCCGCTTCGACGACAACGCCGCGGTGCTCATCAACGAACAGCTCAACCCCCGGGGCACCCGGATCTTCGGACCCGTGGCCCGGGAGCTGCGGGACAGGCAGTTCCTGAAGATCATTTCCCTGGCGCCGGAGGTGCTCTGA
- the rpsQ gene encoding 30S ribosomal protein S17, giving the protein MGATLQRGKRKVLVGEVVSDRMDKTVVVRVETVTRHPLYQKPVRRHKKVKAHDEHNACRVGDVVRIMETRPLSKEKRWWVVEILQRAHPAAVEAGEEAGESPEGVEVGEG; this is encoded by the coding sequence GTGGGCGCGACACTCCAGCGGGGCAAGCGGAAGGTGCTGGTCGGGGAAGTGGTGAGCGACAGGATGGACAAGACGGTGGTGGTGCGGGTGGAGACGGTGACCCGCCATCCCCTCTACCAGAAGCCCGTGCGCCGGCACAAGAAGGTGAAGGCGCATGACGAGCACAACGCCTGCCGGGTCGGAGACGTGGTGCGCATCATGGAGACCCGCCCCCTCTCCAAGGAGAAGCGGTGGTGGGTGGTGGAGATCCTGCAGCGGGCCCACCCCGCCGCGGTGGAGGCCGGGGAGGAGGCAGGCGAAAGCCCGGAAGGTGTGGAGGTCGGGGAGGGATAG
- the rpsM gene encoding 30S ribosomal protein S13 has translation MARIAGVDLPREKPVEIALTHIYGIGRSRAYEVLVHTGIRPGVRVRDLTEEEISRIRDFIERSYRVEGDLRREVAMSIRRLIEIGSYRGLRHKLGLPVRGQRTRTNARTRKGPRKTVGTGRRAKAKK, from the coding sequence ATGGCACGGATCGCGGGGGTGGATCTTCCGCGGGAGAAGCCCGTGGAGATCGCCCTGACCCATATCTACGGCATCGGTCGGTCGCGGGCCTACGAGGTCCTGGTGCACACGGGGATCCGTCCGGGCGTGCGGGTGCGGGATCTCACGGAGGAGGAGATCTCCCGGATCCGGGACTTCATCGAGCGCAGCTACCGGGTGGAGGGGGACCTCCGCCGGGAGGTGGCCATGAGCATCCGGCGCCTCATCGAGATCGGGTCCTATCGCGGCCTGCGCCACAAGCTGGGGCTTCCCGTGCGGGGCCAGCGCACCCGCACCAACGCCCGCACCCGCAAGGGCCCCCGAAAGACGGTAGGGACCGGGCGGCGGGCAAAGGCCAAGAAGTGA
- the rpmJ gene encoding 50S ribosomal protein L36, whose product MKVRSSVRRMCEKCKIIRRHGRVRVICENPKHRQKQS is encoded by the coding sequence ATGAAGGTTCGGAGCTCGGTGCGCCGGATGTGTGAGAAGTGCAAGATCATCCGCCGCCACGGACGGGTCCGGGTGATCTGCGAGAACCCTAAGCACCGGCAGAAGCAGAGCTAG
- the secY gene encoding preprotein translocase subunit SecY — translation MISGLANPLRIPDLRRRLLFTALMLALFRLGAHIPVPGVNVEAVRQQFQQAAQGTAFGFLNLLVGGALENFSIFALGVIPYITASIIMSLLQVAFPRLKEMAREEGEAGRRRIGWYTLYLTIPLAALQAWGQTGLIQAFSQGRAITDFSPLNWALILSTLVAGTMVLTWMGEVMTEHGVGNGVSLLIFGGIVARIPQQIAATLATIQVGSASFLLFLLDVVLVLASIVAVIFITQATRRIPVQYARRVVGRRVLGGQTTHLPMKIVQAGVIPIIFAISVLQFPSTVASFVRWQPLVDWGQRLQPGQHWLGTVLYAVLIIVFTYFYTAVQFDPDDIAENIKKYGGFIPGIRPGRPTSEFLMRVTERLTFVGALFLSAIAVLPLLFRAASSLTLYLAGTSVLIVVGVALETMRQLEAYVLMRHYEGFLR, via the coding sequence GTGATCAGCGGGCTTGCCAATCCCCTCCGGATCCCGGACCTCCGGCGCCGGCTCCTCTTCACCGCCCTCATGCTGGCCCTGTTCCGGCTGGGGGCTCACATCCCCGTACCGGGCGTGAATGTGGAGGCCGTGCGGCAGCAGTTCCAGCAGGCGGCGCAGGGCACGGCCTTCGGCTTTCTCAACCTGCTGGTAGGCGGGGCACTGGAGAACTTCAGCATCTTTGCTTTAGGCGTCATCCCCTACATCACCGCCTCCATCATCATGAGCCTGCTGCAGGTGGCCTTTCCTCGCCTCAAGGAGATGGCCCGGGAGGAGGGGGAGGCAGGCCGCCGCCGCATCGGGTGGTACACCCTCTACCTTACCATCCCGCTCGCGGCCTTGCAGGCATGGGGACAGACAGGACTCATCCAGGCCTTCAGCCAGGGTCGGGCCATCACGGATTTCAGCCCCCTCAACTGGGCCCTCATCCTCTCCACCCTGGTGGCGGGCACCATGGTCCTCACCTGGATGGGGGAGGTGATGACGGAGCACGGAGTCGGCAACGGCGTGTCGCTGCTGATCTTCGGCGGAATCGTGGCCCGCATTCCCCAGCAGATCGCGGCCACCCTGGCCACCATCCAGGTGGGATCCGCCTCCTTTCTCCTGTTCCTTCTGGACGTGGTGCTGGTGCTCGCCAGCATCGTGGCCGTGATCTTCATCACCCAGGCCACCCGGCGCATCCCGGTCCAGTACGCCCGTCGGGTGGTGGGCCGTCGGGTGCTGGGCGGGCAGACCACGCACCTGCCCATGAAGATCGTGCAGGCGGGCGTGATCCCCATCATCTTCGCCATCTCCGTGCTGCAGTTCCCCAGCACCGTGGCCAGTTTCGTGCGCTGGCAGCCGCTGGTGGACTGGGGGCAGCGGCTGCAGCCTGGACAGCACTGGCTCGGGACCGTGCTCTACGCGGTGCTCATCATCGTCTTTACGTACTTCTACACCGCGGTGCAGTTCGATCCCGACGACATCGCAGAGAACATCAAGAAGTACGGAGGATTCATCCCTGGCATCCGGCCGGGTCGGCCCACCAGCGAGTTCCTCATGCGGGTCACGGAGCGCCTCACCTTCGTGGGGGCGCTTTTCCTGAGCGCCATCGCGGTCCTGCCGCTCCTCTTCCGGGCTGCCAGCAGCCTCACCCTCTACCTGGCGGGCACCTCCGTGCTCATCGTGGTGGGGGTGGCCCTGGAGACCATGCGGCAGCTGGAAGCGTACGTCCTCATGCGGCACTACGAAGGTTTTCTGCGATGA
- the infA gene encoding translation initiation factor IF-1: MSAKKDVIEVEGTVVEVLPNAMFRVELDTGHRVLAHISGKMRIHFIRISPGDRVKVELSPYDPTRGRITYRYR, encoded by the coding sequence ATGTCCGCGAAGAAGGACGTCATCGAGGTTGAGGGAACCGTGGTGGAAGTCCTCCCGAACGCCATGTTTCGGGTGGAGCTGGACACGGGCCACCGGGTCCTCGCCCACATCTCCGGGAAGATGCGGATCCACTTTATCCGCATCTCGCCCGGGGATCGGGTGAAGGTGGAGCTGAGCCCCTACGACCCCACCCGGGGCCGGATCACGTACCGGTACCGGTAA
- the rplX gene encoding 50S ribosomal protein L24 gives MHVKKGDLVVVISGKYKGKRGKVLRVFPERGRIVVEGVNLVKRHLKPSPANPQGGIVEKEAPIPASKVMLVDPETKGRTRVGVRVLPDGRRVRYAKKSGELIDKV, from the coding sequence ATGCACGTGAAGAAAGGGGACCTGGTGGTGGTCATTTCGGGGAAGTACAAGGGCAAGCGGGGCAAGGTCCTGCGGGTGTTCCCCGAGAGGGGACGGATCGTGGTAGAAGGCGTGAACCTGGTGAAGCGCCACCTGAAGCCCTCCCCCGCCAACCCGCAGGGCGGCATCGTGGAAAAGGAAGCCCCCATCCCGGCCTCCAAGGTGATGCTGGTGGATCCCGAGACCAAGGGCCGCACCCGGGTGGGCGTGCGGGTGCTGCCCGACGGGCGGCGCGTCCGGTACGCGAAGAAATCCGGGGAGCTGATCGACAAGGTGTGA
- the rplO gene encoding 50S ribosomal protein L15, producing MPLRLDNLAPPPGAKRRRKRVGRGLGSGHGTYSGRGIKGQKARSGKGPRPGFEGGQTPLSKRLPFQRGVRAYGASHTGGVPRPPYVEVTLRQLERFEPGSEVTPERLREMGLVSRKGRIKILGTGTLTRPLLVRAHAFTASARAAIEAAGGRAEVLP from the coding sequence ATGCCTCTCAGGCTCGATAACCTGGCACCCCCGCCCGGTGCCAAACGCCGGCGTAAACGGGTGGGGCGGGGCTTGGGCAGCGGGCATGGGACGTACTCGGGCCGGGGGATCAAGGGGCAGAAGGCCCGCAGCGGCAAGGGTCCCCGTCCCGGGTTCGAGGGCGGACAGACGCCCCTCTCCAAACGGCTGCCGTTCCAGCGGGGCGTGCGGGCATATGGGGCCTCCCACACGGGCGGAGTGCCTCGCCCCCCGTATGTAGAGGTGACCCTCCGGCAGCTGGAGCGGTTTGAGCCGGGCAGTGAGGTCACCCCGGAGCGGCTACGGGAGATGGGGTTGGTTTCCCGAAAGGGCCGCATCAAGATCCTGGGAACCGGGACCCTCACCCGTCCCCTCCTCGTCCGGGCGCACGCCTTCACCGCCTCCGCCCGGGCGGCCATTGAGGCCGCAGGGGGGCGTGCGGAGGTCCTCCCGTGA
- the rpmC gene encoding 50S ribosomal protein L29 gives MKAQQMRELSMEELQRRLDEALQEAFRLRVQIRAGKAQNPSRLREVRRDIARLKTVLAERGVRV, from the coding sequence TTGAAGGCGCAGCAGATGCGGGAGCTCAGCATGGAGGAGCTGCAGCGGCGGCTGGACGAGGCCCTGCAGGAGGCCTTCCGCCTGCGGGTCCAGATCCGCGCGGGGAAGGCTCAGAATCCCTCGCGGCTGCGGGAGGTCCGCCGGGACATCGCCCGGCTGAAGACCGTGCTCGCGGAGCGGGGGGTCCGGGTGTAG
- a CDS encoding type Z 30S ribosomal protein S14 produces the protein MARKALIEKWKRPPKFRVRAYSRCERCGRPRAVFRKFRLCRICLRELAYRGEIPGMTKASW, from the coding sequence ATGGCGCGCAAGGCCTTGATCGAAAAGTGGAAGCGACCGCCCAAGTTCCGGGTGCGGGCCTACAGCCGCTGTGAGCGATGCGGGCGACCCCGGGCGGTGTTCCGGAAGTTCCGACTGTGCCGGATCTGCCTGCGGGAGCTCGCTTACCGGGGCGAGATCCCCGGGATGACCAAGGCCAGCTGGTAG
- the rpsD gene encoding 30S ribosomal protein S4 yields the protein MGRYTGSVCRLCRREGVKLYLKGEKCYTDKCPLVKRPYPPGMHAGSVRRKASEYGLRLREKQKLRRIYGVYERQFRRYFEEAAKAKGVTGTRLLQLLETRLDNVVYRLGLAGSRKEARQTIAHGHIAVDGRKVTIPSYQVRPGQTISLTERGRRNERIQVLLESRSARPPSWLEFDPEAATGRVLALPSREEIDVPVQEQLVVEFYSR from the coding sequence ATGGGACGCTATACGGGTTCGGTATGTCGGCTGTGCCGCCGGGAGGGCGTGAAACTCTACCTCAAGGGTGAGAAGTGCTACACGGATAAGTGCCCTCTGGTCAAGCGGCCGTACCCGCCCGGGATGCACGCGGGGAGCGTGCGGCGGAAGGCCTCGGAGTACGGGCTGCGGCTGCGCGAGAAGCAGAAGCTGCGCCGCATCTACGGGGTATACGAACGGCAGTTCCGACGGTACTTCGAGGAGGCCGCGAAGGCGAAGGGCGTCACCGGTACCCGGCTGCTGCAGCTGCTGGAGACACGTCTCGACAACGTGGTCTACCGCCTGGGACTGGCGGGCTCCCGGAAGGAGGCCCGGCAGACGATCGCCCACGGCCACATCGCGGTGGACGGCCGCAAGGTCACCATTCCCTCCTACCAGGTGAGGCCGGGACAGACCATCAGCCTTACGGAACGGGGCAGGCGCAACGAGCGCATCCAGGTGCTCCTGGAATCCCGATCCGCCCGTCCCCCCTCCTGGCTGGAGTTCGATCCGGAGGCGGCCACGGGCCGGGTCCTAGCTCTGCCCAGCCGGGAGGAGATCGATGTCCCGGTCCAGGAGCAGCTGGTGGTGGAGTTCTACTCGCGATAG
- the rplF gene encoding 50S ribosomal protein L6, which translates to MSRIGRMPVSIPPGVEVRVEGSQVWVRGPKGELERTFHPDIRIRVEDGKVLVHRPTDLRHHRALHGLTRALLANMVRGVVEGYTRELELVGTGYRAALQGGKLVLQLGFSHPVEFTPPPGITLEVPVPTRIVVRGIDKELVGQVAAQLRALRPPDPYKGKGIRYAGEVLKLKPGKAGRAGGRK; encoded by the coding sequence ATGAGTCGCATCGGACGGATGCCGGTTTCCATCCCTCCGGGTGTGGAGGTTCGGGTGGAGGGTTCCCAAGTATGGGTGCGGGGACCGAAGGGGGAGCTGGAGCGGACCTTCCATCCGGACATACGCATCCGGGTGGAGGACGGGAAGGTCCTGGTGCACCGCCCCACGGATCTCCGACACCACCGGGCCCTGCACGGCCTCACCCGAGCCCTGTTGGCGAACATGGTGCGGGGCGTGGTGGAGGGGTATACCCGGGAGCTGGAGCTGGTGGGCACCGGCTACCGGGCCGCCCTGCAGGGAGGAAAACTCGTGCTCCAGCTGGGGTTTTCCCACCCGGTGGAGTTCACGCCTCCTCCGGGTATCACCCTGGAGGTGCCGGTGCCAACCCGCATCGTGGTCCGAGGGATCGACAAGGAGTTGGTGGGGCAGGTGGCCGCCCAGTTGCGGGCCCTCCGACCGCCGGATCCCTATAAGGGGAAGGGGATCCGGTATGCGGGGGAGGTCTTAAAGCTCAAGCCCGGGAAGGCGGGCCGTGCGGGTGGGAGGAAGTAG
- the map gene encoding type I methionyl aminopeptidase, whose translation MSGVRTRGIYIKTREEIDRMRRAGRAAARALRAVAAAVRPGIPTAYLDRVAEEAIRQEGGIPSFKGYRGFPANICVSVNDQIVHGIPGRRILREGDLVKIDLGAYVDGFHGDVATTVPVGRIPPKLARLVWVTEEALYRAIALVRPGAHLGDIGHAIQSFAEAHGFSVVRQFGGHGVGRELHEDPQVPNFGNPGKGLLLRPGMTLAIEPMVNLGTWRVVVDGDGWTVRTADGKPSAHFEHTVAVTEQGCEILTLLDEDGQNR comes from the coding sequence GTGAGCGGCGTGCGAACCCGAGGGATTTACATCAAGACGCGGGAGGAGATCGATCGGATGCGCCGGGCAGGCCGGGCTGCGGCCCGGGCCCTGCGGGCAGTGGCCGCGGCGGTACGGCCGGGGATTCCCACCGCGTACCTGGACCGGGTGGCGGAGGAGGCCATCCGGCAGGAGGGGGGAATCCCCTCCTTCAAGGGCTACCGGGGCTTTCCCGCCAACATCTGTGTCTCCGTCAACGACCAGATCGTGCATGGAATCCCCGGCCGCCGTATCCTGCGGGAGGGGGATCTCGTGAAGATCGACCTGGGAGCGTATGTGGACGGGTTCCATGGGGACGTGGCCACCACGGTTCCCGTGGGCCGCATTCCACCGAAATTGGCGCGACTCGTGTGGGTGACGGAGGAGGCCCTGTACCGGGCCATCGCCCTGGTACGCCCCGGGGCGCACCTGGGGGATATCGGCCACGCCATCCAGTCCTTCGCGGAGGCCCACGGGTTCTCCGTGGTCCGACAGTTCGGAGGCCACGGGGTGGGCCGGGAACTCCACGAGGATCCCCAGGTGCCGAACTTCGGCAACCCCGGGAAGGGGCTTTTGCTGCGGCCCGGCATGACCCTCGCCATCGAGCCCATGGTGAACCTCGGGACGTGGCGGGTGGTGGTGGATGGGGACGGATGGACGGTGCGCACCGCGGACGGAAAGCCCTCCGCCCACTTCGAGCATACGGTGGCGGTGACGGAGCAGGGGTGCGAGATCCTCACCCTGCTGGACGAGGACGGGCAGAACCGGTAA
- the rpmD gene encoding 50S ribosomal protein L30 has translation MGERVRIVLQRSLIGTTEDQRATVRTLGLRRRGQSVVREWSPELEGVIRKVRHLVAVEPVEEGEHASQAR, from the coding sequence ATGGGAGAACGGGTGCGCATCGTCCTCCAGCGGTCCCTCATCGGTACCACGGAGGACCAGCGGGCCACAGTGCGGACCCTGGGGCTACGCCGAAGGGGGCAGTCCGTGGTGCGGGAGTGGTCCCCGGAACTCGAGGGCGTGATCCGGAAGGTGCGTCACTTGGTGGCGGTGGAACCCGTGGAGGAGGGAGAACATGCCTCTCAGGCTCGATAA
- the rpsK gene encoding 30S ribosomal protein S11: MARKGTRRRRERKNVPLAHAHIQSTFNNTIVTITDPHGNVLAWASAGTQGFKGSRKGTPYAAGLAAEAAARKAMEHGVRTVEVYVKGPGPGREAAIRSLQSAGLDISLIKDVTPVPHNGCRPPKRRRV, translated from the coding sequence ATGGCGCGGAAGGGAACCCGACGGCGGCGGGAGCGGAAGAACGTACCCCTTGCGCATGCCCACATCCAGTCCACCTTCAACAACACCATCGTGACCATTACGGATCCCCACGGCAACGTGCTGGCGTGGGCGAGTGCAGGTACCCAGGGGTTCAAAGGATCCCGAAAGGGAACCCCGTATGCCGCAGGGCTTGCCGCGGAGGCTGCGGCCCGGAAGGCCATGGAGCACGGAGTGCGGACCGTGGAGGTGTACGTGAAGGGACCCGGACCTGGACGGGAGGCGGCCATCCGGTCGCTGCAGAGCGCGGGATTGGACATCAGCCTCATCAAGGACGTGACCCCGGTCCCCCACAACGGGTGCCGGCCCCCCAAGCGCCGGCGGGTCTAG
- the rplE gene encoding 50S ribosomal protein L5 has protein sequence MVPRLKEKYLREVRPALQQRFGYRNPMEIPRLEKIVLNMRVGEGAQDPRQADRAAEQLAIIAGQKPVITRARKSIAAFKLRKGAPIGVMVTLRGNRMWEFLDKFLHVALPRIKDFRGLSERQLDGRGNLNLGIREQLIFPELDYDKIDKIRGMDIAIVTTACTDEEARELLRLLGLPFREREPASAAS, from the coding sequence ATGGTTCCGAGGTTGAAGGAGAAGTATCTGCGGGAGGTCCGGCCAGCCCTGCAGCAGCGGTTCGGGTACCGCAACCCCATGGAGATCCCGCGCCTGGAGAAGATCGTGTTGAACATGCGGGTGGGGGAAGGAGCACAGGATCCCCGTCAGGCGGACCGGGCGGCGGAGCAGCTGGCCATCATCGCGGGCCAGAAGCCCGTGATCACCCGGGCTCGGAAGTCCATCGCGGCCTTCAAGCTGCGCAAGGGGGCCCCCATTGGGGTCATGGTCACCCTGCGGGGCAACCGCATGTGGGAGTTTTTGGACAAGTTCCTCCACGTGGCCCTGCCCCGCATCAAGGACTTCCGGGGGCTGAGCGAGCGGCAGCTGGATGGCCGGGGGAATCTGAACCTGGGGATCCGGGAGCAGCTGATCTTTCCGGAGCTGGACTACGACAAGATCGACAAGATCCGCGGGATGGACATCGCCATCGTCACCACGGCCTGCACGGACGAGGAGGCCCGGGAGCTGCTGCGGCTGTTGGGCCTCCCGTTCCGTGAACGGGAGCCGGCATCCGCGGCGTCCTAG
- the rplR gene encoding 50S ribosomal protein L18, with protein MILKEDRNQRRKIRHARIRKKVFGTAERPRLSVFRSLKHIYAQVIDDERGCTLVAASTLDPEIRDQLQGLTKTEQSRIVGQLVARRAKARGIERVVFDRGGYKYHGRVRALAEGARSEGLEF; from the coding sequence ATGATCTTGAAGGAGGACCGGAACCAGCGGCGGAAGATCCGGCATGCCCGCATCCGGAAAAAAGTGTTTGGGACCGCGGAGCGTCCCCGCCTCAGCGTGTTCCGCAGCCTCAAGCACATCTACGCTCAGGTGATCGACGACGAGCGGGGGTGTACCCTCGTCGCGGCCAGTACCCTGGATCCGGAGATCCGGGACCAACTGCAAGGCCTTACGAAGACCGAGCAGAGCAGGATCGTGGGGCAGCTGGTGGCCCGACGGGCGAAGGCGAGAGGGATCGAGCGGGTGGTCTTCGACCGGGGGGGCTACAAGTACCACGGCCGGGTGCGGGCCTTGGCGGAAGGGGCCCGCAGCGAGGGGCTAGAGTTCTAG